In Spinacia oleracea cultivar Varoflay chromosome 5, BTI_SOV_V1, whole genome shotgun sequence, a single window of DNA contains:
- the LOC110804503 gene encoding condensin-2 complex subunit H2 translates to MESESQYPRAGVAGNSNVIHTVQAHRDLESNWGVDLAKNLEDYLLKICSGEISGPDDARFSVNFAEAALLLQGSIQVYSRKVEYLYNLVLHALEFISQTRSQDNVESTSVQPEASSSHAVRDEDDQFWISDDIPVDAKNCLDNVTSKGTFLDHFVKPPANLVVLEGDCLDSTDDGGELESYLLATNNLYCDFILLDPCDAVAVDKFLKDYNSGDRQHSSHRGSSLISKAHKSFLSPSRHNGGTARKSSVKKGLDNFGFASPLGGASKNPIDDFEPGPSNNGIPDHGNCGFESDDNNPHHEDFDDSDGDDDDCWKTLNPHEPGNLKVKPFKKVKASKRPGMMKNANLRSQFPLAKLHGTVSPELTAIWELHSGACKKQEESQPIPLYEKLRQTLVDGLLNQDTFPPPESGEAEDLSDDGIHDFDQPDFDMPNVNCMDEGVNFEPNELDDIADHYNATDADPNEDPGSQPSLEDLCRTHLDSLLASIAENETQTELAARVSSWKQRTEHDLEEEDSRPPFDIHEYGEAVLDKLSLGEDGSAVSFADVVTGQEKHEIARTFSALLQLVNDRKVDLERSTSTSDSFCYTAVNPFHVRLLSHGKGPKKMQFQFTKKRQKTPIKRACNKGEIDHLSRQPSSAASPSSGSQSTSILAQPNCKYSMKLQKNGLVCTPTPDGKRRRRSRLVDSVDSR, encoded by the exons ATGGAAAGCGAGAGTCAATACCCTCGTGCTGGAGTTGCCGGAAATAGTAACGTCATTCACACTGTTCAAGCGCATAGAGATCTTGAGTCGAATTGGGGCGTCGATCTTGCGAAAAACCTTGAAGATTATCTTTTGAAGATTTGTTCGGGTGAAATTTCTGGACCTGACGATGCCCGTTTCTCTGTGAATTTTGCTGAAG CTGCTTTGCTGCTTCAAGGTTCAATACAAGTCTACAGTCGAAAGGTTGAGTACCTTTACAACTTGGTATTGCACGCTTTGGAGTTTATATCTCAAACAAG ATCGCAAGATAATGTGGAAAGCACGTCAGTCCAGCCTGAAGCAAGTTCATCTCATGCAGTTCGTGACGAGGATGATCAGTTTTGGATCTCAGATGATATTCCTG TGGATGCGAAAAATTGCCTGGATAATGTGACCAGCAAAGGCACTTTTTTGGATCATTTCGTAAAGCCGCCTGCTAACCTAGTTGTACTTGAAGGTGATTGCTTAGATTCCACTGATGATGGCGGTGAACTGGAATCATACCTG TTGGCCACCAACAATCTCTATTGTGATTTTATCCTCTTAGACCCATGTGATGCAGTAGCAGTAGATAAGTTTCTGAAGGATTATAATTCTGGTGACAGACAGCATAGTAGTCACAGAGGAAGTTCATTGATCTCGAAAGCTCACAAAAGTTTCCTGTCTCCATCCAGACATAACGGAGGGACAGCCCGCAAGTCATCTGTAAAGAAAGGGTTAGATAATTTTGGGTTTGCTTCGCCTCTTGGTGGTGCTAGCAAAAATCCAATTGATGATTTTGAGCCTGGTCCTTCGAATAATGGTATTCCTGATCATGGAAACTGTGGATTTGAATCAGATGATAACAATCCACATCATGAAGATTTTGACGATTcggatggtgatgatgatgattgttGGAAGACTTTGAATCCCCATGAACCCGGAAACTTGAAAGTGAAGCCATTCAAAAAAG TTAAAGCATCCAAGAGGCCAGGGATGATGAAGAATGCCAATTTACGTTCTCAGTTTCCCCTAGCCAAGCTGCATGGAACAGTTAGTCCAGAACTCACAGCGATATGGGAGTTGCACTCTGGTGCTTGTAAAAAACAAGAAGAATCACAACCGATTCCATTGTATGAAAAG CTGCGCCAAACCCTTGTTGACGGGCTTCTTAATCAAGATACTTTTCCCCCTCCTGAGTCTGGTGAAGCAGAAGATTTATCGGATGATGGGATCCATGATTTTGATCAGCCGGATTTTGACATGCCAAATGTCAATTGCATGGATGAAGGAGTTAATTTTGAGCCAAATGAG CTTGATGATATTGCTGATCACTATAATGCTACCGATGCTGATCCAAATGAGGATCCAGGTTCTCAGCCTAGTCTGGAAGATCTATGCCGCACTCACCTG GATTCCCTTCTTGCTAGCATAGCTGAAAATGAAACACAGACTGAGTTGGCTGCGCGTGTGTCATCATGGAAGCAGAGAACCGAACATGACTTGGAAGAGGAA GATTCACGCCCACCATTTGACATACATGAGTATGGCGAGGCAGTTTTGGACAAACTATCACTAGGTGAAGATGGAAGTGCCGTGTCCTTTGCAGATGTGGTAACAGGACAAGAGAAGCATGAAATTGCGCGGACTTTTTCTGCACTTCTACAGCTG GTAAATGACAGAAAAGTAGACCTGGAAAGAAGCACTTCAACAAGCGATTCTTTCTGCTACACAGCGGTGAATCCATTTCATGTTAGACTTCTTAGCCATGGTAAGGGGCCAAAGAAAATGCAATTTCAGTTTACGAAGAAGAGGCAAAAAACTCCAATCAAGCGGGCCTGCAACAAAGGTGAGATTGACCATTTGAGCAGACAACCCTCTAGTGCTGCCTCACCATCATCTGGATCTCAATCAACATCTATTTTAGCGCAACCAAACTGTAAATATTCTATGAAGCTGCAGAAGAATGGACTGGTGTGCACTCCTACTCCTGATGGGAAGCGCAGGCGAAGATCTCGGTTAGTAGATTCAGTTGACTCGAGATGA